In Crinalium epipsammum PCC 9333, the following are encoded in one genomic region:
- the rd gene encoding rubredoxin → MATYICTICGYVYDPEQGDPDSGIEPGTAFEDIPEDWVCPVCKATKEDFEIEE, encoded by the coding sequence ATGGCGACCTATATATGCACGATTTGTGGCTATGTGTATGACCCAGAACAAGGTGATCCCGATTCTGGGATTGAACCAGGTACGGCTTTTGAAGACATCCCTGAAGATTGGGTGTGTCCGGTTTGCAAAGCAACCAAAGAGGATTTTGAAATAGAAGAGTAA